GTAGCTCAGCGCATATTGGATGGGAATCCTCATGTCGGCGACTCCGAGATGGGCCTTAACGGATCCGTCGAGGTACTCGACCATGGAGTGAACACGACTTTGGGGCTGGACCACGACAGAAATCGAATCGTAATCCATATCGAAAAGATGATGCGCTTCGATGACCTCGAGACCCTTGTTCATCAGTGTCGAAGAATCAATGGTTATCTTCGCTCCCATATTCCATGTGGGGTGTGCGAGAGCTTGTTCTTTTTTCACCGAGGCGAGATACGTACGATCTCGATCTCTGAACGGCCCCCCGCTCGCCGTGACCCAGATACGCGAGATCTCCGATGGACTTTCACCGAGGAGACACTGAAAAATAGCCGAATGTTCGGAATCGACGGGAATGAGCTGTCCGGGAGCAGCCAGGGGAATGATGATATCGCCGCCGACGACGAGAGATTCCTTGTTGGCCAAACCCAATCGCTTTCCGGCCTTAAGCGTAGCTGCGGTTACCCGCAGTCCCGCCGAGCCGACCAGAGCGTTGATGACGATGTCTGGATTCGAACGTTCGATGAGCTCGACCATCGCTTCATCGCCCGAGCCCACATTGCAAGCGGGCAACTCGCTCGAAAGACGCTCAGCCGACGCCGATTGCGCCATGGCGAGGTCATTCACCGTAAACTGTCGGGCCTGTTGTGCCACTGACTCATAAGAAGAAAACGCGCCCAAAGCCACCACCCTGAATTCTTCGGGGAAATTCTTCACAACATCGAGCGTCTGTTTTCCGATGGAGCCCGTAGACCCCAAAATCGCGACTGTTTTCATGAGCTAGAGAGTCACCACCCCGAGCAAGACTCCGGCTGTCGATAACAGTAAAAACATTACGAGCGATACAGCCAATGTTGAGTCCAATCGGTCCAGAAGCCCACCGTGACCCGGCAATAACGTTCCCGAATCTTTTTGCTTAGCCTCACGCTTGATACGTGACTCAAAAAGATCACCGACCAACGAAGCAAAAGAAGTGATTGCGCCGACGAGCAAAGCGGCTGAAAAACTATATTTGTTCTTAGTGATAAGGGGGAGAATTTCCCAAATTATCACAGCACCGGCCAAACCGGCGACAAATCCCTCCCAAGATTTTTTAGGAGAAATGATCGGCGCCAGCTTATGCCGTCCGAAGAGCGAACCGCCGATATAGGCGAAC
Above is a genomic segment from Coriobacteriia bacterium containing:
- a CDS encoding 1-deoxy-D-xylulose-5-phosphate reductoisomerase, which codes for MKTVAILGSTGSIGKQTLDVVKNFPEEFRVVALGAFSSYESVAQQARQFTVNDLAMAQSASAERLSSELPACNVGSGDEAMVELIERSNPDIVINALVGSAGLRVTAATLKAGKRLGLANKESLVVGGDIIIPLAAPGQLIPVDSEHSAIFQCLLGESPSEISRIWVTASGGPFRDRDRTYLASVKKEQALAHPTWNMGAKITIDSSTLMNKGLEVIEAHHLFDMDYDSISVVVQPQSRVHSMVEYLDGSVKAHLGVADMRIPIQYALSYPKRFASPVAPLDFTCIGSLDFFPPDTDTFRCLDLAYAAGRLGGTAPVVLNAANEIAVAAFLQDRIGFLDIEHIVEESLSHFDVEPVESIEHIEQVDARTRIFAEKLSVSL